In Triticum aestivum cultivar Chinese Spring chromosome 5B, IWGSC CS RefSeq v2.1, whole genome shotgun sequence, the following proteins share a genomic window:
- the LOC123116249 gene encoding uncharacterized protein — protein sequence MGNSYSNGGSSSGHLQAPELPLHLCFFLLVLFVFLGFSWYMSYESVAETFADQGKLLLMVSPLALLLAVRLLSGGDGDGRRVDQLMSMSMPERDSIHRAGGSPWGVGLLLVLLIVMVSYQSNFRERWFAL from the coding sequence ATGGGGAACTCGTACAGCAACGGCGGCTCGTCGTCGGGGCACCTGCAGGCGCCGGAGCTGCCGCTGCACCTCTGCTTCTTCCTACTCGTGCTGTTCGTCTTCCTCGGCTTCTCCTGGTACATGAGCTACGAGTCAGTGGCGGAGACCTTCGCCGACCAGGGCAAGCTCCTGCTCATGGTGTCCCCGCTCGCGCTGCTCCTCGCGGTGCGGCTGCTGTcgggaggcgacggcgacgggcggcgcgtCGACCAGCTGATGTCCATGTCGATGCCGGAGAGGGACTCCATCCACCGCGCCGGGGGGTCGCCGTGGGGCGTCGGGCTCCTGCTCGTGCTGCTCATCGTCATGGTCTCCTACCAGTCCAACTTCCGGGAGAGGTGGTTCGCACTCTAG